A region from the Candidatus Eisenbacteria bacterium genome encodes:
- the lptB gene encoding LPS export ABC transporter ATP-binding protein, with product MPSATPVATGGLVAEGLERYYGKWRVVSDVSLHVRRGEVVGLLGPNGAGKSTTFHMIVGLLRPNAGTIRLDGRDITNEPVYRRARLGLGYLAQDPSIFRRLTVRENVLAVLETMKLTPAERETRLAQLLEDLNLTHLAGRQAHKLSGGERRRVEITRALARRPSFMLLDEPFVGIDPIAVEEIQEIIHRLRGRGLGVLITDHNVRVTLNTTDRSYIMFDGRIQLAGSPQELADNPLARQYYLGEGFTL from the coding sequence ATTCCGTCCGCCACGCCGGTCGCGACCGGCGGGCTCGTGGCCGAAGGACTCGAGCGCTACTACGGCAAGTGGCGTGTCGTCTCGGACGTGTCGTTGCACGTGCGCCGGGGCGAGGTCGTCGGGCTGCTCGGTCCGAACGGCGCCGGCAAGTCCACGACCTTCCACATGATCGTCGGCCTGCTCAGGCCCAACGCGGGCACCATCCGACTCGACGGACGGGACATCACCAACGAGCCCGTGTACCGGCGCGCGCGACTCGGGCTGGGCTACCTGGCGCAGGATCCGAGCATCTTCCGCCGGCTGACCGTGCGCGAGAACGTGCTCGCGGTCCTCGAGACCATGAAGCTGACGCCCGCGGAGAGGGAGACGCGGCTGGCCCAGCTGCTCGAGGACCTCAACCTGACCCACCTGGCCGGTCGTCAGGCGCACAAGCTTTCCGGCGGAGAGCGCCGCCGTGTCGAAATCACCCGGGCGCTCGCGCGCCGGCCCTCGTTCATGCTGCTCGACGAGCCGTTCGTCGGCATTGATCCGATCGCGGTCGAGGAGATCCAGGAGATCATCCATCGGCTCCGGGGCCGTGGCCTCGGCGTCCTCATCACCGACCACAACGTGCGCGTGACCCTGAACACGACCGACCGCTCGTACATCATGTTCGACGGCCGGATTCAGCTGGCGGGCTCCCCGCAGGAGCTCGCGGACAATCCGCTCGCACGGCAGTACTATCTCGGCGAAGGCTTCACCCTCTAG
- a CDS encoding PTS mannose/fructose/sorbose transporter family subunit IID: MAKLGFRTLLRMALRANLLQATWNFERQQGVGWVYALQPALEALYRDAAERRSRLAEHTAYFNTQPTLASLALGAVAQLEEQRSQGTGPDEVAMARVKAALGSTLAALGDRLFWFSLRPFAAVLGVLVTLARPETGWGALALWTCYASVHLGVRLAGVGWGYAQGPGVLGGRLRGLLEAAVRVLAYGGCIVVGVAVAWALAPGGEPRPIAVQSALAGGLGLGLVSAQRSRPSPTQWALGIGALVLAAAWLRGF; encoded by the coding sequence ATGGCGAAGCTCGGATTCCGGACGCTCCTGCGCATGGCCCTGCGCGCGAACCTCCTGCAGGCGACCTGGAACTTCGAGCGCCAGCAGGGGGTGGGCTGGGTGTACGCGCTGCAGCCCGCGCTCGAAGCGCTCTACCGCGACGCGGCCGAGCGTCGCTCGCGCCTCGCCGAGCACACGGCCTACTTCAACACCCAGCCGACGCTGGCCTCGCTGGCGCTCGGCGCCGTCGCGCAGCTCGAGGAGCAGCGCTCGCAGGGTACCGGACCGGACGAAGTGGCGATGGCCCGCGTCAAGGCGGCGCTGGGCTCGACGCTGGCGGCGCTCGGTGACCGGCTGTTCTGGTTTTCGCTGCGTCCGTTCGCCGCGGTCCTCGGCGTGCTCGTCACGCTCGCCCGGCCCGAGACGGGCTGGGGCGCGCTCGCCCTGTGGACCTGCTACGCCTCGGTGCATCTGGGCGTGCGTCTCGCCGGGGTGGGCTGGGGATACGCCCAGGGACCCGGCGTGCTCGGCGGCCGGCTGCGCGGGCTGCTCGAAGCCGCGGTCCGGGTGCTCGCCTACGGGGGCTGCATCGTGGTCGGCGTCGCCGTCGCCTGGGCGCTCGCGCCGGGAGGCGAACCCCGTCCGATCGCGGTACAGTCGGCCCTCGCCGGTGGCCTCGGGCTCGGTCTGGTTTCCGCGCAACGGTCCCGCCCTTCGCCCACGCAGTGGGCGCTCGGCATCGGTGCGCTCGTGCTCGCAGCCGCGTGGCTGCGCGGATTCTGA
- a CDS encoding alpha/beta hydrolase, translating to MRSARVLLACMLMAALAPAPARGADASAAGHHAELRGIRMYYELHGSGPPLLLLHGGAGNGMQFEKQVPAFAATHLVIVPDCRAQGRTTDRPGPLTYHGMAEDVLALLDRLGLKRVDIMGWSDGGNIGLDLAMHHPGRVAHLVTFGANFRPDGLEPADVRWNQTATPDSFGAGMREGWTKLNPQPGNYERAMAKILELWRTQPRWTAADLGRIRARCLICAGEHDVVRPAHTAALARAIPGARTWIVPGASHGAMLEQPELVNAKVLEFLSAGS from the coding sequence ATGCGCTCCGCTCGCGTTCTGCTCGCCTGCATGCTGATGGCCGCGCTCGCGCCCGCGCCCGCCCGGGGCGCGGACGCGTCCGCCGCCGGCCACCATGCCGAGCTTCGCGGCATCCGCATGTACTACGAGCTGCACGGCTCGGGTCCGCCGCTGCTCCTGCTGCACGGCGGAGCCGGAAACGGGATGCAGTTCGAGAAGCAGGTTCCGGCGTTCGCCGCCACCCACCTCGTGATCGTTCCCGACTGCCGGGCCCAGGGCCGCACGACCGACCGGCCCGGGCCGCTCACCTATCACGGCATGGCCGAGGACGTCCTCGCCCTGCTCGACCGGCTCGGGCTGAAGCGCGTGGACATCATGGGCTGGAGCGACGGCGGCAACATCGGGCTCGACCTCGCGATGCACCACCCCGGCCGCGTGGCGCACCTGGTCACCTTCGGTGCGAACTTCCGGCCCGACGGGCTCGAACCCGCCGACGTGCGCTGGAACCAGACCGCCACGCCCGACAGCTTCGGCGCCGGCATGCGCGAGGGCTGGACGAAGCTCAACCCGCAGCCCGGGAACTACGAACGCGCGATGGCGAAGATCCTCGAGTTGTGGCGCACGCAGCCGCGCTGGACGGCCGCGGATCTCGGACGCATCCGCGCCCGCTGCCTCATCTGCGCGGGCGAGCACGACGTCGTGCGGCCCGCGCACACGGCGGCGCTGGCGCGCGCGATTCCAGGCGCCCGGACCTGGATCGTTCCCGGCGCCTCGCACGGCGCCATGCTCGAGCAGCCGGAACTCGTCAACGCGAAGGTCCTCGAGTTCCTCTCCGCCGGCTCCTGA
- a CDS encoding KpsF/GutQ family sugar-phosphate isomerase produces the protein MLAIAKNVIRTEARALAGLEDRLGPEFEKAVGLLASCRGKVVVSGVGKSGLIGQKIAATLTSTGTPAIFLHPADAMHGDAGLFAPGEVALFISKSGATEELLALMPYLERHGIPMVSVVTQPDSPLAKRSAATLVLGPVTEACPLDLTPTTSVTLTQVMGDCLAIALMELRGFAPEDFRFLHPGGVLGRSAARRVRELMHSGEAMPSVQPSAGLRDVMLEIMHKRLGITTVLDGHGKLEGVVTDGDFKRILMKHRDPWELTAAEVMSATPSVIGPDALVASAVRAMEERDGGPITALVVVDDRRRPLGILHLHDCLRG, from the coding sequence CTGCTGGCGATCGCGAAGAACGTGATCCGCACCGAGGCGCGCGCGCTGGCCGGGCTCGAGGATCGTCTCGGTCCCGAATTCGAGAAGGCGGTGGGCCTGCTGGCCTCCTGTCGCGGCAAGGTGGTCGTCTCCGGCGTGGGCAAGAGCGGGCTCATCGGCCAGAAGATCGCCGCGACGCTGACCAGCACGGGAACCCCGGCGATCTTCCTGCATCCGGCCGACGCCATGCACGGCGACGCGGGGCTGTTCGCGCCGGGGGAGGTGGCGCTGTTCATCTCGAAGAGCGGCGCGACCGAGGAGCTGCTGGCCCTGATGCCCTACCTCGAGCGTCACGGCATCCCGATGGTGAGCGTCGTCACCCAGCCCGATTCGCCGCTCGCGAAGCGCAGCGCCGCCACGCTGGTGCTCGGGCCGGTCACCGAGGCGTGCCCGCTGGACCTCACGCCGACGACCAGCGTCACGCTGACGCAGGTCATGGGCGACTGCCTGGCGATCGCGCTGATGGAGCTGCGCGGATTCGCTCCGGAGGACTTCCGCTTCCTGCACCCCGGCGGCGTTCTCGGCCGCTCGGCCGCCCGGCGCGTGCGCGAGCTGATGCACTCGGGCGAAGCGATGCCGAGCGTGCAGCCCTCGGCGGGCCTGCGCGACGTCATGCTCGAGATCATGCACAAGCGGCTCGGCATCACGACCGTGCTCGACGGCCACGGCAAACTCGAGGGGGTCGTGACGGACGGCGACTTCAAGCGCATCCTGATGAAGCACCGCGATCCGTGGGAGCTCACCGCCGCCGAGGTGATGTCGGCCACGCCGTCGGTCATCGGACCCGACGCGCTGGTGGCGAGCGCCGTGCGCGCGATGGAGGAGCGCGACGGCGGTCCCATCACCGCGCTCGTGGTGGTGGACGACCGGCGCCGGCCGCTCGGCATCCTGCACCTGCACGACTGCCTGCGCGGCTGA
- a CDS encoding PTS sugar transporter subunit IIC, producing the protein MIVRVALTALLGGVAALDATPVAQTLLSQPLVTASLIGWLWGDWATALAVGVVLQILAASTLPIGSRTPEDYAAGGVVGAGVALALAPGAGLQPWRDAAQLAGVFAGLLAATTGVPLIRWQRRRNEGLARWCEAELRAGHEGAPGIANLAGAAMAFGVGVAFCAVWIGGAALLLRGFVENESLHLSRAWTLAQPLWLGFGLAQLLHAFVQRRLIRAAVFAAAMIGAWLTLVMGTP; encoded by the coding sequence GTGATCGTCCGGGTCGCGCTGACGGCGCTGCTCGGCGGCGTCGCCGCGCTCGACGCCACACCGGTGGCGCAGACGCTGCTCTCGCAGCCGCTCGTCACGGCCTCGCTGATCGGCTGGTTGTGGGGGGACTGGGCGACGGCGCTGGCGGTGGGCGTCGTCCTGCAGATCCTGGCCGCGAGCACGCTGCCGATCGGCTCGCGCACGCCCGAGGACTATGCCGCCGGCGGAGTCGTCGGCGCCGGCGTCGCGCTGGCGCTGGCGCCGGGAGCGGGGCTCCAGCCGTGGCGCGACGCCGCGCAGCTCGCGGGCGTGTTCGCCGGCCTGCTGGCCGCCACGACCGGCGTGCCGCTCATCCGCTGGCAGCGCCGCCGCAACGAGGGCCTGGCGCGGTGGTGCGAGGCGGAGCTGCGCGCCGGCCACGAGGGCGCGCCGGGCATCGCGAACCTCGCGGGGGCGGCGATGGCGTTCGGCGTCGGCGTCGCGTTCTGCGCCGTGTGGATCGGAGGCGCCGCGCTGCTGCTGCGCGGCTTCGTGGAGAACGAATCGCTGCACCTCTCGCGCGCCTGGACGCTCGCCCAGCCGCTGTGGCTCGGCTTCGGACTCGCGCAGCTGCTGCACGCGTTCGTGCAGCGGCGGCTGATCCGCGCCGCGGTCTTCGCGGCCGCCATGATCGGAGCCTGGCTGACGCTCGTGATGGGAACTCCCTGA
- a CDS encoding PTS sugar transporter subunit IIB encodes MSWLLHRIDDRLIHGQVLVAWGARLHPVRMWLVDDAVAASEWERRVYEEAAPGIEVHVVDVATAAAEHAGEARATGGAFLLVRDLGSARRLVEAGAAVREFNVGGLHYAPGKDKVGEYVYLDAADREHARALLARGVALEVRDVPASRSVPLASLDAAVQP; translated from the coding sequence ATGAGCTGGCTGCTGCACCGGATCGACGACCGGCTCATCCATGGCCAGGTGCTCGTGGCGTGGGGCGCGCGATTGCACCCGGTCCGCATGTGGCTCGTGGACGACGCCGTCGCCGCGAGCGAGTGGGAGCGCCGCGTGTACGAGGAGGCGGCCCCGGGCATCGAGGTGCACGTCGTGGACGTGGCCACGGCCGCCGCCGAGCACGCCGGCGAGGCGCGCGCGACGGGGGGCGCGTTCCTGCTCGTGCGTGACCTCGGGTCCGCCCGCCGCCTCGTCGAGGCGGGCGCGGCCGTGCGGGAGTTCAATGTCGGCGGCCTGCACTACGCGCCGGGCAAGGACAAGGTGGGCGAGTACGTCTACCTCGACGCCGCGGACCGCGAGCACGCGCGCGCGCTCCTCGCCCGCGGCGTGGCGCTCGAGGTCCGCGACGTGCCGGCCAGCCGGTCCGTGCCGCTGGCGTCGCTCGACGCGGCGGTCCAGCCGTGA
- the raiA gene encoding ribosome-associated translation inhibitor RaiA translates to MQISITARHFEVAPDLRQSATQRLEKLQKFATDIRTIHVVVSQERARYEAEITMRLNGGQLVCTETHADAGAAIDLAAHRLEEQLRRHKERKIASKQRPAGVPEAAADGVAGDGPGEQD, encoded by the coding sequence GTGCAGATCAGCATCACCGCCCGCCATTTCGAAGTCGCCCCCGACCTGCGTCAGTCCGCGACGCAGCGTCTCGAGAAACTCCAGAAATTCGCCACCGACATCCGCACGATCCACGTCGTGGTCTCGCAGGAACGCGCCCGGTACGAGGCGGAAATCACCATGCGCCTGAACGGCGGCCAGCTCGTCTGCACGGAAACGCACGCGGACGCGGGAGCCGCGATCGACCTTGCCGCGCACCGGCTCGAGGAGCAGCTGCGCCGCCACAAGGAACGCAAGATCGCCTCGAAGCAGCGTCCGGCCGGCGTTCCCGAGGCCGCGGCGGACGGCGTCGCCGGTGACGGACCGGGCGAACAGGACTGA
- the kdsA gene encoding 3-deoxy-8-phosphooctulonate synthase, with protein MAAAHRFLIGSADAGGPRLLVVAGPCVVENADLCLRVAERLRSLCAARELPFVFKASYRKANRSSAQAFTGLAADEALAALARVKRELGVPVLTDVHERAEVGAAAEVADALQIPAFLCRQTDLLVAAAKSGRAVNVKKGQFLAPSDMAHAIGKVTGAGGAGVLLTERGTTFGYGDLVVDMRGLVVLRELGWPVLFDATHSLQRRDGSGAETGGERRFAFPLMRAAVACGVDGLFFETHPDPAHALSDAATQLPLDQAAAFLDEACRVRDAVEGGARA; from the coding sequence ATGGCCGCTGCCCACCGCTTCCTGATCGGGTCCGCCGACGCGGGCGGCCCTCGGCTGCTGGTCGTGGCCGGGCCGTGCGTGGTCGAGAACGCGGACCTGTGCCTGCGCGTCGCCGAGCGCCTCAGGTCGCTGTGCGCGGCGCGCGAGCTGCCGTTCGTGTTCAAAGCGTCCTATCGCAAGGCGAACCGCTCGAGCGCGCAGGCGTTCACGGGGCTCGCCGCCGACGAGGCGCTCGCGGCCCTGGCGCGCGTGAAACGCGAGCTGGGCGTTCCCGTGCTGACGGACGTGCACGAACGGGCGGAGGTGGGCGCGGCGGCCGAGGTGGCGGACGCGCTGCAGATTCCGGCGTTCCTCTGCCGGCAGACGGACCTGCTGGTCGCGGCCGCGAAATCCGGTCGCGCGGTCAACGTCAAGAAGGGCCAATTCCTCGCGCCCTCCGACATGGCGCACGCGATCGGCAAGGTGACGGGGGCGGGCGGCGCGGGCGTGCTGCTGACCGAGCGGGGAACGACGTTCGGGTACGGCGACCTGGTCGTGGACATGCGCGGACTGGTCGTCCTGCGCGAACTGGGCTGGCCGGTGCTGTTCGACGCGACGCACAGCCTGCAGCGTCGCGACGGGTCCGGTGCGGAGACCGGCGGTGAGCGGCGTTTCGCGTTTCCGCTCATGCGCGCGGCCGTCGCCTGCGGCGTGGACGGCCTGTTCTTCGAGACGCACCCCGACCCGGCGCACGCGCTGAGCGACGCGGCGACGCAGCTGCCGCTCGATCAGGCGGCGGCGTTCCTCGACGAGGCCTGTCGCGTGCGCGACGCGGTGGAAGGGGGGGCACGTGCCTGA
- the hprK gene encoding HPr(Ser) kinase/phosphatase, which translates to MKTLGVARLFEDQREDLQLELLTETLASRCEITVSDINRPGMALMGFVENFLHERIQILAQTELAYLGTLSPEGVRQSLDRLFAFNMPLIVVCKGLEVPPSFVQRANECGVPVLRTPQSTTPFIHQLTSYLDHMFAPTVSVHGSLVDVYGCGLLFTGRSAIGKSETALDLVERGHRLVADDIVTITRRHGDLLIGAGNQLLRHHMEIRGLGIIDVQSIFGIRSIRLQKRVEVEVNLTEWSDDADYERVGLDERKTEVLGVQIPLVQVPITPGKNITVIAEVIALHYLVKVVGGFSPAERLNQHMLEVMKRKSAARAWVREDTE; encoded by the coding sequence GTGAAGACCCTCGGCGTCGCGCGCCTGTTCGAGGACCAGCGTGAGGACCTGCAGCTCGAGCTGCTGACGGAGACGCTCGCCTCGCGGTGCGAGATCACGGTCAGCGACATCAATCGCCCCGGCATGGCGCTCATGGGATTCGTCGAGAACTTCCTGCACGAGCGCATCCAGATCCTCGCCCAGACCGAGCTCGCGTATCTCGGGACGCTTTCGCCCGAAGGGGTTCGGCAGTCGCTGGACCGGCTGTTCGCGTTCAACATGCCGCTCATCGTCGTCTGCAAGGGCCTCGAGGTGCCGCCCTCGTTCGTGCAGCGGGCGAACGAGTGCGGCGTGCCCGTGCTGCGCACGCCGCAGAGCACGACGCCGTTCATCCACCAGCTCACCAGCTACCTCGACCACATGTTCGCGCCGACCGTCAGCGTGCACGGTTCGCTCGTGGACGTGTACGGCTGCGGGCTGCTGTTCACGGGCCGCAGCGCGATCGGCAAGTCGGAGACCGCGCTCGACCTCGTCGAGCGCGGCCACCGGCTGGTCGCCGACGACATCGTCACGATCACGCGCCGTCACGGCGACCTGCTGATCGGCGCCGGCAACCAGCTCCTGCGCCACCACATGGAGATCCGCGGCCTCGGGATCATCGACGTGCAGAGCATCTTCGGGATCCGCTCGATCCGCCTGCAGAAGCGCGTCGAGGTCGAGGTCAACCTGACGGAGTGGTCCGACGACGCGGACTACGAGCGCGTCGGCCTCGACGAACGCAAGACCGAGGTGCTGGGCGTGCAGATTCCGCTCGTCCAGGTGCCGATCACGCCCGGCAAGAACATCACCGTGATCGCCGAGGTGATCGCGCTGCACTACCTGGTCAAGGTCGTCGGCGGCTTCTCGCCGGCGGAGCGTCTCAACCAGCACATGCTCGAGGTCATGAAGCGCAAGAGCGCCGCGCGGGCGTGGGTCCGGGAGGACACCGAGTGA
- the lptC gene encoding LPS export ABC transporter periplasmic protein LptC, whose amino-acid sequence MRARRTHFARGRAALLVAAFAAVTAAGCNGLPRANPMRSQGEMPDQEVTDFVLTETDAGHPEWTLYSKWAATYTARNVVVARDIRVDFFDEKGVRSSELTAREGEIQQETRDMTARGNVVLRTTEGTRMTTDEIHFGNREQQITSDRLVRVERQGDVLEGIGFTSDPNLRHFEFRSRVNATVRSKSGAILESREGRK is encoded by the coding sequence ATGAGAGCACGCCGTACCCATTTCGCTCGCGGGCGCGCCGCGTTGCTGGTCGCCGCATTCGCGGCGGTGACGGCCGCGGGGTGCAACGGCCTGCCGCGGGCGAACCCGATGCGCAGCCAGGGCGAGATGCCGGACCAGGAGGTCACGGACTTCGTGCTGACGGAAACCGACGCCGGGCACCCGGAATGGACCCTTTATTCGAAGTGGGCCGCCACCTACACGGCCCGCAACGTCGTCGTGGCGAGGGACATCCGCGTGGACTTCTTCGACGAAAAGGGCGTCCGGTCCTCGGAGCTGACCGCGCGCGAGGGCGAGATCCAGCAGGAGACCCGCGACATGACCGCGCGCGGCAACGTCGTCCTGCGCACGACCGAAGGCACACGCATGACGACGGACGAGATTCACTTCGGCAATCGCGAGCAGCAGATCACGTCCGACCGGCTCGTCCGGGTCGAACGTCAGGGCGACGTCCTCGAGGGCATCGGATTCACAAGCGACCCCAACCTGCGCCATTTCGAGTTCCGCTCGCGGGTGAACGCCACGGTCCGGAGCAAGTCCGGCGCGATCCTCGAATCGCGGGAGGGACGCAAGTGA
- a CDS encoding HAD hydrolase family protein yields the protein MPEAAVRILFLDLDGTLTDGVIGFARDGDFRNFHVRDGLALEWARGLDVLPVVISGRMSYAAEARMHDLQLEHYLGVHDKVAVAETVLAREGADWAACAMIGDDLPDLPLLRRVGWPIVVADAVPELHPVARTVTVAKAGAGAVREAVEAILKRNGTWSKVLARYEAP from the coding sequence GTGCCTGAGGCGGCGGTTCGCATCCTGTTCCTGGACCTCGACGGCACGCTCACCGACGGCGTGATCGGCTTCGCCCGCGACGGGGATTTCCGGAACTTCCACGTGCGCGACGGGCTCGCGCTCGAGTGGGCTCGCGGTCTGGACGTGCTGCCGGTCGTGATCTCGGGACGCATGTCGTACGCCGCCGAAGCGCGCATGCACGACCTGCAGCTCGAGCACTACCTCGGCGTCCACGACAAGGTCGCCGTCGCCGAAACGGTGCTCGCGCGCGAGGGCGCGGACTGGGCGGCGTGCGCCATGATCGGCGACGACCTGCCGGACCTGCCGCTCCTGCGGCGCGTCGGCTGGCCGATCGTCGTGGCCGACGCGGTCCCGGAGCTGCACCCGGTCGCCCGGACCGTCACCGTGGCGAAGGCCGGCGCCGGCGCGGTGCGCGAGGCGGTCGAGGCGATCCTCAAGCGGAACGGCACGTGGTCGAAGGTGCTGGCGCGCTACGAGGCCCCGTGA
- the rpoN gene encoding RNA polymerase factor sigma-54 produces MEMKHSLHLQQKQSLIMTPRLQQALKLLQVPTLELQQILKQEVLQNPLLEEVDDLAEQEDIERENSADEQNNEEAEEPGEEDAIDWSEYMQDGLDRTYVPQSETSIEFLEKVPVTRVTLAESLLEQLHFLNLPAEQMTIAEFLVGSLDERGWLVTPMADIVEALGRPADEIERVLAVVQALEPIGVGARDLRECLLIQLDARGDRDTMAWRLIHDHFDHLVNRRFPEIARLLKTGVEEVQAAADEIATLNPRPGTAVSADDPRYVTPDLLVERVDEEYLVMLNDRNVPRLRISSAYETVIREKKKADATAEQKQTREFIQGKLASAKWLIQTIEQRRRTMIKVMNCIVREQREFFDKGIAFLRPLTLAQVARQIDMHESTVSRVCSGKYVQTPRGVFELKFFFSSGLETDDGEDVSARTAKDIIRTLIDEEDKKDPLSDQRIAELLHERGLRIARRTVAKYREQLNILPARFRRRVA; encoded by the coding sequence ATGGAAATGAAGCATTCGTTGCACCTGCAGCAGAAGCAGTCGCTCATCATGACTCCCCGCCTGCAGCAGGCGCTCAAGCTGCTGCAGGTGCCGACGCTCGAGCTCCAGCAGATCCTCAAGCAGGAGGTTCTCCAGAACCCGCTGCTCGAGGAGGTGGACGATCTCGCCGAGCAGGAGGACATCGAGCGCGAGAACTCGGCCGACGAGCAGAACAACGAGGAAGCCGAGGAGCCGGGCGAGGAGGACGCGATCGACTGGTCGGAGTACATGCAGGACGGCCTCGACCGCACCTACGTGCCGCAGAGCGAGACGAGCATCGAGTTCCTCGAGAAGGTGCCGGTGACCCGCGTGACGCTCGCCGAGAGCCTGCTCGAGCAGCTCCACTTCCTGAACCTGCCCGCGGAACAGATGACGATCGCCGAGTTCCTGGTGGGCTCCCTCGACGAGCGCGGCTGGCTGGTCACGCCGATGGCCGACATCGTCGAGGCCCTCGGCCGGCCGGCGGACGAGATCGAGCGCGTGCTCGCCGTCGTTCAGGCGCTCGAGCCGATCGGGGTCGGCGCCCGCGACCTGCGCGAGTGCCTGCTGATCCAGCTCGACGCGCGCGGCGACCGCGACACGATGGCGTGGCGGCTGATCCACGATCACTTCGATCACCTCGTGAACCGCCGCTTCCCCGAGATCGCCCGGCTCCTCAAGACCGGCGTCGAGGAAGTGCAGGCGGCCGCCGACGAGATCGCGACGCTGAACCCTCGGCCGGGCACCGCCGTCTCGGCGGACGACCCGCGTTACGTGACGCCCGACCTGCTCGTCGAGCGCGTGGACGAGGAGTACCTCGTCATGCTGAACGACCGGAACGTTCCACGGCTGCGGATCTCGTCCGCGTACGAGACGGTGATTCGCGAGAAGAAGAAGGCCGACGCGACCGCCGAGCAGAAGCAGACCCGCGAGTTCATCCAGGGGAAGCTGGCGTCCGCCAAGTGGCTGATCCAGACCATCGAGCAGCGCCGGCGCACGATGATCAAGGTCATGAACTGCATCGTGCGCGAGCAGCGCGAGTTCTTCGACAAGGGCATCGCCTTCCTGCGCCCGCTGACGCTCGCGCAGGTGGCGCGCCAGATCGACATGCACGAATCCACCGTGAGCCGGGTGTGCAGCGGCAAGTACGTGCAGACGCCACGCGGCGTGTTCGAGCTCAAGTTCTTCTTCTCGAGCGGGCTCGAGACGGACGACGGCGAGGACGTGTCGGCCCGCACCGCGAAGGACATCATCCGGACGCTCATTGACGAGGAGGACAAGAAGGATCCGCTGTCGGACCAGCGGATCGCGGAGCTGCTCCACGAGCGCGGCCTGCGCATCGCCCGCCGCACCGTGGCCAAGTACCGCGAACAGCTGAACATCCTGCCGGCGAGGTTCCGCCGGCGGGTCGCCTGA